One segment of Cervus canadensis isolate Bull #8, Minnesota chromosome 32, ASM1932006v1, whole genome shotgun sequence DNA contains the following:
- the CCL24 gene encoding C-C motif chemokine 24: protein MAGPVTMATSLLLLALCITPADSVTLPSSCCITFISKKIPESRVISYQLTNGSVCPQAGVIFTTRKGQKFCGNPKLPWVQKYVKNLDAKQKKASTRTRAMNTTAPFWRHLANSTFI from the exons ATGGCAGGGCCCGTGACCATGGCAACCAGCCTCCTGCTCTTGGCCCTGTGCATCACCCCTGCAG ACTCTGTGACACTCCCCTCTTCCTGCTGCATTACCTTCATTTCCAAGAAAATTCCCGAGAGCCGAGTGATAAGCTACCAGCTGACCAACGGGAGCGTCTGCCCCCAGGCAGGAGTGAT CTTCACCACCCGGAAGGGCCAGAAGTTCTGTGGCAACCCCAAGTTGCCGTGGGTCCAGAAGTATGTGAAGAACTTGGATGCCAAGCAGAAGAAAGCCTCCACTAGGACCAGGGCGATGAACACTACAGCCCCCTTCTGGAGACATCTAGCCAACAGCACCTTCATCTAa